In the genome of Cydia strobilella chromosome Z, ilCydStro3.1, whole genome shotgun sequence, one region contains:
- the LOC134753734 gene encoding uncharacterized protein LOC134753734 translates to MVLLSASVCGLRRLLRICEEYAVSHGLKYNVAKSQYMVFEAGSNRPLHVPDVTLYGTPLERVKSFKYLGHIVTADLKDNVDIERERRALCVRANMLARRFARCSSDVKLTLFKAYCTSLYTCSLWANYTQKAYNALRVQYNNAFRAVMGLPRYCSASGMFAAAHTACFHTTMRLRAASLVQRVRASPNTVLAMIADRVDCPYIMHCCDRHVIKTGIG, encoded by the coding sequence atggtgctgctgagcGCGTCGGTTTGTGGTCTCAGAAGGTTGTTGAGAATTTGTGAGGAGTACGCTGTGAGCCATGGCTTGAAATATAATGTGGCTAAAAGCCAATATATGGTCTTTGAGGCCGGCAGTAATCGACCATTGCATGTACCTGATGTAACTCTGTATGGAACACCACTAGAAAGAGTAaagagttttaaatatttagggcaTATCGTTACTGCTGACCTGAAAGATAACGTTGACATTGAACGGGAGCGAAGGGCATTGTGTGTAAGGGCTAACATGTTGGCGCGCAGGTTTGCTCGGTGTTCCAGCGACGTGAAGTTGACGCTGTTCAAAGCCTACTGCACGTCGctgtacacgtgcagcctgtgggctaACTACACACAGAAAGCATACAATGCACTTCGCGTCCAATACAACAACGCGTTCCGGGCAgtgatggggctgcctcgctaCTGCAGCGCCTCGGGAATGTTCGCGGCAGCGCACACGGCGTGTTTTCATACCACTATGCGACTGCGCGCCGCGTCCTTGGTCCAGCGGGTGCGAGCCAGCCCCAACACAGTCCTAGCGATGATCGCGGACAGAGTGGACTGTCCTTACATCATGCACTGCTGTGACAGGCATGTAATTAAGACTGGCATAGGATAG